A genomic window from Halorhodospira halophila includes:
- the hisG gene encoding ATP phosphoribosyltransferase, whose product MSRILTLALSKGRILEETLPLLARCGIEPAEDPDASRKLIIGTNREDVRLLVVRASDVPTYVEHGGADLGVAGRDVLLEHGGDGLYDPVDLGIARCRLMVAGPPDGPPPGRRPRVATKFVHLARQHFAAQGRQAEIIKLYGSMELAPLVGMADLIVDLVDTGNTLRANGLAPLEEIMPISSRLVVNKASLKTSPRRLGTLIDDLAAAARAKDTS is encoded by the coding sequence ATGAGCCGAATCCTGACCCTGGCCCTGTCCAAGGGACGCATCCTGGAAGAGACCCTGCCGCTGCTCGCCCGCTGCGGGATCGAGCCCGCCGAGGATCCGGACGCCAGCCGCAAGCTGATCATCGGGACCAACCGCGAGGATGTGCGGCTGCTCGTGGTGCGCGCCTCGGACGTGCCGACCTACGTCGAGCACGGCGGCGCCGACCTCGGCGTGGCCGGGCGGGACGTGCTCCTCGAGCACGGTGGTGACGGCCTCTACGACCCGGTGGATCTGGGCATCGCCCGGTGCCGGCTGATGGTGGCCGGGCCGCCGGACGGTCCGCCCCCCGGGCGTCGTCCGCGCGTGGCCACCAAGTTCGTCCATCTGGCGCGCCAGCACTTCGCTGCGCAGGGCCGCCAGGCCGAGATCATCAAACTCTACGGCTCCATGGAGCTGGCGCCGTTGGTTGGCATGGCCGATCTCATCGTGGACCTGGTCGACACCGGGAACACCCTGCGCGCCAATGGGCTGGCGCCGCTCGAGGAGATCATGCCGATCAGCTCGCGGTTGGTCGTCAACAAGGCGTCGCTGAAGACCAGCCCGCGCAGGCTGGGGACGCTGATCGACGATCTGGCTGCGGCGGCGCGCGCCAAGGACACCAGTTAG
- the hisD gene encoding histidinol dehydrogenase — MVDIKRLSTTQPDFWDSLDALTSWGSHPGASIEQRVAEVVEGVRTGGDAAVLDYTRRFDGREVDSMAALEIPAEEVAAAHEQVAPEMREALEQAAARIRDYAGRQRLESWVYEDADGNRLGQQVTALDRVGVYVPGGKAAYPSSVLMNAVPARVAGVQEIVMTVPAPGGELSPLVLAAAHVAGVDRIFTLGGAQAVAALAYGTETVPAVDKVVGPGNAYVAEAKRRVYGVVGIDMIAGPSEVLVISDGQADPEWIAMDLFSQAEHDEEAQALLVCPDFVFLDQVQAAMERLLPDMERSEIIRTSLAERGALICVRDLEEAQRVANYVAPEHLELSVTEPDRLAEGIRHAGAIFLGHYSAESLGDYCAGPNHTLPTSRTARFASPLGVYDFQKRSTTLACSPAGAAALAGTAAVMARGEGLTAHARSAEYRGQAEESNGD, encoded by the coding sequence ATGGTCGACATCAAGCGGCTGAGCACCACGCAACCCGACTTCTGGGACAGCCTCGATGCCCTGACGAGCTGGGGCAGTCATCCGGGCGCTTCCATCGAGCAGCGGGTCGCCGAGGTGGTCGAGGGCGTGCGCACCGGCGGTGACGCAGCCGTGCTGGACTATACCCGGCGGTTCGATGGTCGGGAGGTGGACTCGATGGCGGCTCTGGAGATTCCAGCCGAGGAGGTGGCGGCGGCCCACGAGCAGGTGGCCCCCGAGATGCGCGAGGCGCTGGAACAGGCCGCCGCGCGGATTCGCGACTACGCCGGGCGCCAGCGCCTGGAGTCCTGGGTCTACGAGGATGCCGACGGCAATCGCCTCGGCCAGCAGGTGACGGCCCTCGACCGGGTCGGCGTCTACGTCCCCGGCGGCAAGGCCGCCTACCCCTCGTCGGTGCTGATGAATGCCGTCCCCGCCCGGGTGGCCGGGGTGCAGGAGATCGTCATGACTGTTCCGGCCCCGGGGGGTGAGCTGTCGCCGCTTGTGCTGGCCGCTGCCCACGTCGCCGGGGTCGACCGCATCTTCACCCTGGGCGGGGCGCAGGCGGTGGCGGCGCTGGCTTACGGCACCGAGACCGTGCCCGCCGTGGACAAGGTCGTCGGTCCCGGCAATGCTTACGTGGCCGAGGCCAAGCGACGGGTCTACGGGGTGGTGGGCATCGACATGATCGCCGGCCCCTCCGAGGTGCTGGTCATCAGCGACGGTCAGGCCGACCCCGAGTGGATCGCCATGGACCTGTTCTCCCAGGCCGAGCACGATGAGGAGGCCCAGGCCCTGCTGGTCTGCCCCGATTTCGTCTTCCTCGACCAGGTGCAGGCGGCCATGGAGCGCCTGCTGCCGGACATGGAACGCTCCGAGATCATCCGCACCTCGCTGGCCGAGCGCGGGGCGCTGATCTGCGTCCGCGATCTTGAGGAGGCGCAGCGGGTGGCCAACTATGTGGCCCCCGAGCACCTAGAGCTGTCCGTTACCGAGCCCGACCGGTTGGCCGAGGGGATCCGCCACGCCGGGGCGATCTTCCTGGGGCACTACAGCGCCGAGTCGTTGGGTGATTACTGCGCCGGCCCCAACCATACGCTGCCGACCTCGCGGACAGCGCGCTTCGCTTCGCCCCTGGGGGTTTATGACTTCCAGAAGCGTTCCACCACCCTGGCTTGCTCCCCCGCCGGCGCCGCGGCGCTGGCCGGAACCGCCGCAGTGATGGCCCGCGGCGAGGGGCTGACCGCTCATGCCCGGTCGGCGGAGTATCGTGGTCAGGCGGAGGAGAGCAACGGTGACTGA
- a CDS encoding trypsin-like peptidase domain-containing protein, whose product MRLAGRSGWRPLGLQGPEWIRFLVGYTGLGLVLALVIVWVNPDLLGPLTPRVEITADDDRETPPPARPNDAPEATPTGQGPVSYADAVERAAPAVVNIFTVKQVTEQLVPPGFDDPLFRRFFGEPPTRERQRTETSLGSGVIVAEDGYVVTNHHVIDEADQIQVLLADGRQKAATVVGRDPETDLAVLRIEAERLPVITFARDERVRVGDVVLAIGNPFGVGQTVTHGIISATGRDQLGLSTFENFLQTDAAINPGNSGGALVDAEGRLVGINTAIFSGSGGSQGIGFAIPAGIAQAVMADLIQYGRVVRGWLGVQAQRLTPALAESFGHPPDTEGVAITHVLPRGPADQAGLQAGDIIIQLGEQRIRDVQDLLQAASEAAPGTEMEVAGYRDQEPFSTSVTLGERPDMQQPSRPGRR is encoded by the coding sequence ATGAGGCTAGCAGGACGATCCGGGTGGCGGCCATTGGGCCTGCAGGGGCCCGAGTGGATCCGCTTTCTTGTCGGCTACACCGGGCTGGGCCTGGTCTTGGCACTGGTCATCGTGTGGGTCAACCCCGACCTACTCGGGCCGCTGACGCCGCGCGTCGAGATCACCGCGGACGACGACCGCGAGACCCCGCCGCCGGCGCGACCAAATGACGCACCCGAGGCCACCCCCACCGGGCAGGGCCCGGTTTCCTATGCCGACGCCGTCGAGCGGGCCGCGCCCGCGGTGGTGAACATCTTCACCGTCAAGCAGGTCACCGAGCAGCTGGTACCGCCCGGGTTCGATGATCCGCTGTTCCGGCGCTTCTTCGGCGAGCCGCCCACCCGCGAGCGCCAGCGCACCGAGACCAGCCTCGGCTCCGGGGTCATCGTCGCCGAGGACGGTTACGTCGTCACCAATCACCACGTCATCGACGAGGCCGATCAGATCCAGGTACTGCTCGCCGACGGGCGCCAGAAGGCGGCCACGGTGGTGGGCCGGGATCCGGAGACCGACCTGGCGGTACTGCGCATCGAGGCCGAGCGGCTGCCGGTGATCACCTTCGCCCGGGACGAGCGGGTGCGCGTCGGCGATGTCGTGCTGGCCATCGGCAACCCCTTCGGCGTCGGGCAGACCGTGACCCACGGGATCATCAGCGCCACCGGACGCGACCAACTGGGGCTGTCGACCTTCGAGAACTTCCTGCAGACCGATGCCGCGATCAACCCGGGCAACTCCGGCGGCGCGCTGGTCGACGCCGAAGGCCGGCTGGTGGGGATCAACACCGCGATCTTCAGTGGCAGCGGCGGCTCCCAGGGCATCGGTTTTGCCATTCCAGCGGGGATCGCCCAGGCGGTGATGGCCGACCTGATCCAGTACGGCCGCGTGGTACGCGGCTGGCTCGGGGTGCAGGCGCAGCGACTGACGCCGGCGCTCGCCGAATCCTTCGGGCACCCGCCGGATACCGAGGGCGTGGCGATCACCCACGTCCTGCCCCGGGGCCCGGCGGATCAGGCCGGCCTGCAGGCCGGCGATATCATCATCCAACTCGGCGAACAGCGCATCCGCGACGTCCAGGACCTGCTGCAGGCCGCCAGCGAGGCGGCACCCGGTACCGAGATGGAGGTCGCCGGCTACCGCGACCAAGAACCGTTCTCGACCTCCGTCACACTGGGCGAACGCCCCGACATGCAGCAGCCCAGCCGACCCGGCCGGCGCTGA
- the hisC gene encoding histidinol-phosphate transaminase produces the protein MTEVEARVARWVRPQVQALEAYQVAEPGRAIKLDAMESPWAWPGALEEAWLERMRSVAVNRYPDPAARQLKALLRESLGVPKGADLLLGNGSDELIQLIDLAVAGSGRTVMAPGPSFAMYRIIANLTGAEYVEVPLGPEFGLDLPATLETASVHCPAVTYLAHPNNPTGNGLDLDAVAELVAQSDGLVVVDEAYAPYADSSFLPRVLEFPNCMVLRTLSKVGLAGLRVGVLIGHPAWIEQLEKGRLPYNLGSLAQASAAFAVEHQEALDRAVAHVLAERARLVEEMPAVPGVEYVAPTETNFLTFRVPQGSADAVHRGLLDRGVLIKRLHGSHPRLEDCLRVTVGRPEENNRFLEALAETLAVAV, from the coding sequence GTGACTGAGGTCGAGGCGCGGGTCGCCCGCTGGGTGCGGCCGCAGGTGCAGGCGCTGGAGGCCTATCAGGTCGCCGAGCCGGGCAGGGCGATCAAGCTCGACGCCATGGAGAGCCCCTGGGCCTGGCCCGGGGCCCTGGAGGAGGCCTGGCTCGAGCGGATGCGCTCGGTGGCGGTAAACCGCTACCCGGATCCGGCAGCGCGGCAGCTGAAGGCGCTGTTGCGCGAGAGCCTGGGCGTGCCGAAGGGTGCCGATTTGCTGCTCGGCAATGGCTCCGACGAACTCATCCAGCTCATCGATCTGGCAGTGGCCGGCAGCGGGCGCACCGTCATGGCGCCGGGGCCGAGCTTTGCCATGTACCGGATCATCGCCAACCTCACCGGGGCCGAGTACGTGGAAGTGCCCCTGGGGCCGGAGTTCGGGCTCGACCTCCCGGCCACCCTGGAGACCGCTTCGGTGCATTGTCCCGCGGTCACCTACCTGGCCCACCCCAACAATCCCACCGGCAACGGCCTGGACCTCGATGCCGTGGCCGAGCTGGTGGCGCAGAGCGACGGGCTGGTGGTGGTCGACGAGGCCTACGCACCCTACGCCGACAGCAGCTTCCTCCCGCGGGTGCTCGAGTTCCCCAACTGTATGGTGCTACGCACCCTCTCCAAGGTCGGCCTGGCCGGGTTGCGGGTCGGGGTACTGATCGGTCATCCGGCCTGGATCGAGCAGCTGGAGAAAGGCCGTCTGCCCTACAATCTGGGCAGCCTGGCGCAGGCCAGTGCCGCCTTCGCCGTCGAGCACCAGGAGGCGCTGGACCGCGCCGTGGCCCATGTCCTCGCCGAGCGGGCCCGTCTGGTCGAGGAGATGCCGGCGGTGCCCGGGGTGGAGTACGTGGCCCCGACCGAGACCAACTTCCTCACCTTCCGCGTTCCTCAGGGCAGTGCCGACGCCGTTCACCGCGGGCTGCTGGATCGAGGGGTGCTGATCAAGCGCCTGCATGGCAGCCATCCGCGCCTGGAAGACTGCCTGCGCGTGACCGTTGGCCGGCCGGAGGAGAACAACCGCTTCCTCGAGGCGCTGGCCGAGACGCTTGCCGTCGCGGTGTAA